A portion of the Clostridium gelidum genome contains these proteins:
- a CDS encoding nitroreductase family protein translates to MDFSTLSKKRRSIRNYIDKKVDRVLIYQCLAAALMAPSARNYQPWKFIVIDEEHILCKVKACTSDDDYHVNIFTRTAPIMIAVVNEGLNYIPINRGKIKGDDYTKSDIGGAIAMFCLKATELSLGTCIIGAFDAQGVKKILGIPEDRKLDLIITVGYPANEKIAAKVSKEKENTISYNKY, encoded by the coding sequence ATGGATTTTTCAACACTTTCTAAAAAGCGTCGAAGCATTAGGAATTATATTGATAAAAAAGTGGATAGAGTACTGATTTACCAGTGTCTTGCTGCAGCACTAATGGCACCTTCTGCACGTAATTATCAGCCGTGGAAGTTTATCGTAATAGATGAAGAACATATTCTCTGTAAAGTAAAAGCATGCACCTCAGATGATGATTATCATGTGAATATATTTACAAGGACAGCTCCAATTATGATTGCAGTGGTAAATGAAGGTTTAAATTATATACCGATTAATCGAGGAAAAATAAAAGGTGATGACTATACAAAGAGTGATATAGGTGGCGCAATTGCTATGTTTTGTTTGAAAGCCACAGAGCTTTCGCTTGGTACTTGCATTATTGGTGCATTTGATGCACAAGGTGTAAAAAAAATTCTTGGTATTCCGGAAGATAGAAAACTTGATTTAATTATAACTGTTGGTTATCCAGCTAATGAAAAGATTGCTGCTAAAGTATCTAAGGAAAAAGAGAACACAATATCATATAATAAGTATTAA
- a CDS encoding DJ-1 family glyoxalase III encodes MSRIAVFLAEGFEEGESLFVIDILRRAGFKCDSVSIDEEMVKGSHDIVVKADKIISDEIREYDMIVLPGGLPGATNLRDDERVIELVKYFDKAPEKFVAAICAAPMILEKAGIIKGRTITSYPGEKYTELFKEANYVEDIVVIDDHLITSRGPATTLPFAYALIDVLGGDSNKLKQGMLYNMVRESNF; translated from the coding sequence ATGAGTAGAATTGCAGTTTTTTTAGCAGAAGGATTTGAAGAGGGAGAATCATTATTTGTAATTGATATTTTAAGAAGAGCAGGATTTAAGTGTGATTCTGTGAGCATCGATGAAGAAATGGTAAAGGGTTCTCATGATATTGTAGTAAAGGCAGACAAAATTATAAGTGATGAAATTAGAGAGTATGACATGATTGTTTTACCTGGTGGATTACCTGGTGCAACAAATTTAAGAGATGATGAAAGAGTCATTGAATTGGTTAAATATTTTGATAAGGCACCAGAAAAATTTGTTGCAGCTATTTGTGCAGCACCAATGATTTTAGAAAAAGCAGGAATTATCAAAGGGCGTACAATAACATCATATCCTGGAGAGAAATATACTGAACTATTTAAAGAAGCAAATTATGTAGAGGATATAGTTGTAATAGATGATCACTTAATCACTAGTAGAGGGCCTGCTACAACACTGCCTTTTGCTTATGCATTAATTGATGTATTAGGTGGGGATAGTAATAAATTAAAGCAAGGAATGCTTTACAATATGGTAAGAGAAAGCAATTTCTAA
- a CDS encoding aminotransferase-like domain-containing protein — protein sequence MLKYEEIIEYIKNSIKTEKLNHPKKLPSIRSIQELFQCSTGTVLKAYSKLEQDHIIYSVPKSGYYIIDDFHNPTPSKQPIIDFSAVNLNSEAFPYKNFQHCLNKSIDLYKEKLFAYSDPRGLTSLIKVLTKHIQNYQIFTKPDNIIITSSSQQVLNILSIMPFPNGKTNILIEQPTYYGMIKFLELNNIPTLGINRDFNGLDLDELEKLFKYGNIKFFYSIPRFHNPTGTSYSKLEKQEIIKLAEKYDVYIVEDDIAADLDMNKKNDPMFSYDTSSRVIYLKSYSKVLMPGLRVAALILPELLINSFLEYKRWTDISSPILSQGALEIYIKNGMFDAHMKQLVSLYGSRMNSLKDTLLENKHPKIKYNIPDSGYFGCIYVNGSLNYDKIITSLHHKNIKIFNTSECFLKEYKCDNYFRFTISEVNEKQIKKNIPIILNTIQKHLF from the coding sequence TTGCTTAAATATGAAGAGATTATAGAATATATTAAAAACAGTATAAAAACAGAGAAATTAAATCATCCAAAGAAATTACCATCTATTAGATCCATTCAAGAACTGTTTCAGTGCAGTACTGGTACAGTTTTAAAAGCTTATTCAAAACTTGAGCAAGATCATATTATATATTCAGTTCCTAAAAGTGGATATTATATAATTGATGATTTTCATAATCCAACTCCTTCTAAACAACCTATAATTGATTTTTCAGCTGTAAATTTAAATTCCGAAGCTTTTCCATATAAGAATTTTCAACATTGTCTAAATAAATCAATAGACTTATACAAAGAAAAACTCTTTGCTTATTCTGATCCTAGGGGATTAACTTCTTTAATTAAAGTATTAACAAAGCATATCCAAAACTATCAAATATTCACAAAACCAGATAACATAATTATTACATCAAGTTCTCAACAAGTATTAAACATATTATCTATTATGCCGTTTCCAAATGGCAAGACTAATATACTTATTGAACAACCTACGTATTATGGAATGATAAAATTTTTAGAACTCAATAATATCCCTACTCTTGGTATAAATAGAGACTTTAATGGACTAGATCTAGATGAATTAGAGAAATTATTTAAATACGGTAATATTAAATTTTTCTATAGTATACCTAGATTTCATAATCCAACTGGAACTTCATATAGCAAACTTGAAAAGCAGGAAATTATTAAATTAGCTGAAAAATATGATGTATATATTGTTGAAGATGATATTGCAGCGGATTTAGATATGAATAAAAAAAATGATCCTATGTTTTCTTATGATACTTCTTCAAGAGTTATATATCTTAAGAGTTATTCAAAAGTACTCATGCCAGGTTTAAGAGTTGCAGCTCTTATATTGCCAGAATTATTAATTAATAGTTTTTTAGAATATAAAAGATGGACTGACATAAGTAGTCCTATACTGTCCCAAGGAGCCTTAGAAATATACATAAAAAACGGAATGTTTGATGCTCATATGAAGCAATTAGTTAGTTTATATGGTAGCCGTATGAATTCTTTAAAAGACACATTATTAGAAAATAAACATCCAAAGATTAAATACAATATTCCTGATTCCGGATACTTTGGTTGCATTTATGTTAATGGTTCTTTAAACTATGATAAAATCATTACATCATTACACCATAAAAATATAAAAATCTTTAACACAAGTGAATGTTTCCTCAAAGAATATAAGTGTGACAATTATTTCAGATTTACTATTAGTGAAGTAAATGAAAAGCAAATAAAAAAAAATATTCCTATAATACTTAATACTATTCAGAAACACTTGTTCTAA
- a CDS encoding bifunctional 2-keto-4-hydroxyglutarate aldolase/2-keto-3-deoxy-6-phosphogluconate aldolase, with protein MKKNVVLKGILDAGVIAVIRGDSRDQAIKIVDAAVKGGIKIMELTMTVPNPLEMIKEAADKYKGTDVIIGAGTVLDTETARACILAGAQFIVSPSLDVDTLKLCNKYKVLVTPGVMTIKDAITALEYGVDIIKIFPANLYGPSVIKSFRGPLPQGEFMPTGGVAVENIHEWVNVGAVAVGTGSNLTKGAATGDYAAVENEARRFVEAYRKAKESK; from the coding sequence ATGAAAAAGAACGTAGTATTAAAGGGAATATTAGATGCAGGAGTTATTGCAGTAATTAGAGGTGATTCAAGGGATCAGGCTATTAAAATCGTAGATGCTGCAGTAAAAGGTGGAATAAAAATTATGGAACTTACAATGACAGTTCCAAATCCGCTAGAAATGATAAAAGAAGCAGCAGACAAATACAAAGGTACAGATGTAATTATTGGAGCAGGAACAGTTTTAGATACTGAAACAGCTAGAGCGTGTATACTTGCTGGGGCACAATTTATTGTTAGTCCAAGCTTAGATGTAGATACATTAAAGCTTTGTAATAAATATAAAGTTTTAGTTACGCCAGGGGTAATGACTATTAAGGATGCAATTACTGCTTTAGAATATGGTGTTGATATAATTAAAATATTTCCAGCTAATTTATATGGACCATCAGTAATTAAATCATTTAGAGGACCACTTCCACAAGGTGAATTTATGCCAACAGGCGGAGTTGCAGTTGAAAATATACATGAATGGGTAAATGTAGGAGCAGTTGCAGTTGGAACTGGAAGTAACTTAACAAAGGGTGCAGCAACTGGAGATTATGCAGCTGTTGAAAATGAAGCTAGAAGATTTGTTGAAGCATATAGAAAAGCTAAAGAAAGTAAATAG
- the deoC gene encoding deoxyribose-phosphate aldolase: protein MNIAKYIDHTILKPEATIEEVKRFCKEAKEFGFASVCINACNAAIVSKELEGSDVSTCVVVGFPLGATTKEVKAFETKQAIENGANEVDTVINVGALKEKNYELVKEDIKAVVDAANKKAVVKVIIEACLLTDEEKIKVCEISKEIGADFVKTSTGFSTGGAVKEDVAIMRKAVGTEMGVKASGGVRDFNSAMDMVNAGANRIGASASISILEASK, encoded by the coding sequence ATGAACATAGCTAAATACATAGATCATACAATATTAAAACCAGAGGCAACAATTGAAGAGGTTAAAAGATTTTGCAAGGAAGCTAAGGAATTTGGTTTTGCTTCAGTTTGTATAAATGCTTGTAATGCTGCGATTGTAAGTAAAGAACTTGAAGGATCAGATGTTAGCACATGTGTAGTTGTTGGATTTCCTTTAGGAGCCACAACTAAAGAAGTTAAAGCTTTTGAAACAAAGCAAGCAATAGAAAATGGTGCAAATGAAGTAGATACAGTTATAAATGTTGGTGCTTTAAAAGAAAAGAATTATGAGTTAGTTAAAGAAGATATAAAAGCAGTTGTAGATGCAGCTAATAAAAAAGCTGTAGTTAAAGTGATTATTGAAGCATGCCTTTTAACTGATGAAGAAAAAATTAAGGTATGTGAAATATCTAAAGAGATAGGTGCAGACTTTGTTAAGACATCAACAGGATTTTCTACTGGAGGAGCAGTTAAGGAAGATGTTGCTATTATGAGGAAAGCTGTAGGAACAGAAATGGGAGTTAAGGCTTCAGGTGGAGTTAGAGATTTTAATTCTGCTATGGATATGGTAAATGCAGGGGCTAATAGAATTGGTGCAAGTGCAAGTATAAGCATTCTTGAAGCTAGTAAATAA
- a CDS encoding YoaK family protein — MVDKVFDIIHTKKIKIHSNHAIHESVRLGILLAIVGGFLDAYTFIGRGGVFANAQTGNIIMLGAYAAKGEFGQALSHVPPILACMIGVIVVELIKKFYSRLFVSDWKQAVLIIEILAIIIVGFIPNTIPNIVVTVIVSFVASIQVSSFRKLVDSPYTTTMSTGNLRSASYAAFIAITEKDIKSAIRSIRYFTIIFSFIFGAFLGGFLTLNIGEKSIWCSAIVLICAVILLRIEEQKTISCES, encoded by the coding sequence TTGGTTGATAAAGTTTTTGATATAATACACACAAAGAAGATAAAGATACATTCAAATCATGCAATTCATGAATCTGTAAGACTTGGCATACTTCTTGCAATTGTTGGAGGTTTTTTGGATGCATATACATTCATAGGAAGGGGAGGAGTTTTTGCTAATGCTCAAACAGGAAATATTATAATGTTGGGAGCATATGCTGCAAAGGGTGAGTTTGGACAAGCCTTATCTCATGTTCCACCTATATTAGCTTGTATGATTGGAGTAATTGTTGTGGAATTAATAAAAAAATTTTATTCACGATTATTTGTATCAGATTGGAAACAAGCAGTCTTAATTATCGAAATTTTAGCCATTATTATTGTAGGATTTATACCAAATACAATTCCCAATATTGTTGTGACGGTTATAGTTTCATTTGTTGCTTCGATTCAGGTATCTTCATTCCGTAAATTAGTTGATTCGCCATATACAACAACTATGTCCACAGGCAATTTACGTTCAGCTTCTTATGCAGCGTTTATTGCTATTACAGAAAAGGATATTAAGTCAGCTATCCGCTCAATTCGTTATTTCACAATAATCTTTTCATTTATATTTGGAGCTTTTTTAGGTGGATTTTTGACATTAAATATTGGAGAAAAATCAATATGGTGTTCAGCAATTGTGTTAATTTGTGCTGTTATATTATTAAGGATTGAAGAGCAAAAAACAATTAGTTGTGAATCTTAA